The following proteins are co-located in the Planococcus plakortidis genome:
- the pnpS gene encoding two-component system histidine kinase PnpS, producing the protein MTFRRRLLFSLLLWIGTLLVGLYLIVLQFLPLYEEAENKSAVWVALGLIFLIGLGISAVIGNRIIRLQVEPVENATETAVELVKGNYRARAYESDAQGSLELNKTINVLARNLQEVAAVRLMEQERLKTLIENMGSALVMIDRQGTISLVNRAFLEETGLSSEAVLGSLYREIDIAPELKSFIETVFMTETRSRDQIEFAEGLKMKNLDVYGAPVIGEHERWLGVVIVFHDITELKKLEQVRKDFVANVSHELRTPVTSIKGFSETLLDGAYQDKDTLLSFLEIIQTESNRLEMLINDLLNLSNMERSAFEIELTPTDMKAVIEWAVETVHPKLAEKNISLELDLAPVIVNGDGNRLIQVIVNLLINAATYSQENTTVAIGLYAEEGRAIVKVADQGIGIEAAEIGRLFERFYRVDRARSRNSGGTGLGLSIVKHIIEAHHGNVEVESEVGVGTTFTVYLPLAEEI; encoded by the coding sequence ATGACTTTCCGGCGCCGCCTGCTATTTTCCTTGCTGTTATGGATCGGTACGCTGCTCGTCGGTCTCTATTTGATTGTGCTCCAGTTCCTTCCATTATATGAAGAGGCGGAAAACAAATCCGCAGTCTGGGTGGCGCTTGGGCTTATTTTCCTGATCGGCCTGGGAATTTCCGCTGTCATCGGAAACCGCATAATCCGCCTGCAAGTAGAACCGGTGGAAAATGCGACAGAAACCGCAGTGGAACTGGTAAAAGGAAATTACCGCGCTCGCGCCTATGAATCCGATGCCCAGGGCAGCTTGGAGTTGAATAAGACGATCAATGTGCTTGCCCGGAACTTGCAGGAAGTCGCCGCTGTCCGCTTGATGGAACAGGAAAGGCTAAAAACATTGATCGAGAATATGGGCAGTGCTTTAGTGATGATTGACCGCCAGGGAACGATTTCATTGGTCAACCGGGCGTTTCTCGAGGAAACCGGCCTGAGCAGTGAAGCGGTCCTTGGCAGCCTGTACAGGGAAATCGATATTGCGCCAGAGCTTAAATCCTTCATTGAAACAGTATTCATGACAGAGACCCGTTCCCGCGACCAGATCGAGTTTGCCGAAGGGCTGAAAATGAAAAACTTGGATGTCTACGGGGCGCCGGTCATCGGAGAGCATGAGCGTTGGCTCGGGGTGGTCATCGTTTTCCACGATATTACCGAGTTGAAGAAATTGGAGCAGGTGCGCAAGGATTTCGTCGCGAATGTTTCCCACGAATTGCGCACGCCCGTCACGTCGATCAAAGGTTTTTCAGAAACCTTGCTGGACGGGGCTTATCAGGACAAGGACACGTTATTGTCCTTTCTGGAAATCATACAGACGGAAAGCAACCGATTGGAAATGCTTATCAATGATTTGCTTAACCTGTCGAATATGGAACGTTCCGCTTTCGAAATCGAATTGACGCCGACCGACATGAAAGCCGTGATTGAATGGGCTGTCGAAACGGTACACCCGAAACTGGCAGAAAAGAATATAAGCCTTGAATTGGACCTCGCGCCAGTTATCGTCAACGGCGACGGGAACCGGCTCATCCAAGTCATCGTCAATTTATTGATCAATGCCGCTACTTATTCACAGGAAAATACCACGGTGGCGATAGGGCTCTATGCTGAAGAGGGCCGCGCAATCGTGAAAGTGGCAGACCAGGGAATCGGCATCGAGGCGGCCGAAATCGGGCGCTTGTTTGAGCGTTTTTACCGTGTAGACCGTGCCCGCAGCCGGAATTCAGGGGGCACGGGACTTGGGCTTTCAATCGTCAAACATATCATTGAAGCGCATCATGGCAATGTCGAAGTCGAAAGCGAAGTCGGCGTAGGGACGACCTTTACTGTCTATTTGCCCCTTGCGGAAGAAATTTAG
- a CDS encoding ATP-grasp domain-containing protein: METKHPFLPIIVGTDMNAYNMAISFHEAYGIKPILIGKEPLSFTEMSSITETIEFDKKLSEPEHFADILIGMAEKYRAPGKTLLLVGTNDLYVRLIIENAKVLREHYVFNYPTEELMNKLQMKANFYELCKEHGIDTPTTYFYNCSQDVPFDDSDMMYPVVVKPSNGIEYSRNKFEGQEKVFKVDSPKALFEVIQKIKASGYRDELIIQDFIPGDDTYMWDSVIYANSKGQTQLVTFAQVVLQEHTVTAIGNYTALITRFDKEMMQKLQHFLEAVGYTGFANFDLKYDSRDKKFKVFEVNIRQGRSSYYVTALGHNMAEYLVDDLIYKIDKPITYLNEDFLFTVVPKVVLRNFVQNQAVQKDIKRLIKEKKWGNPLFYKKDTHMKRKLYLFARQVNYYKKYKNNQW; this comes from the coding sequence ATGGAAACCAAACACCCATTTTTGCCGATCATCGTCGGTACGGATATGAATGCATACAATATGGCGATTTCATTTCATGAAGCGTATGGCATCAAGCCGATCTTGATCGGGAAAGAGCCGTTGTCCTTTACGGAGATGAGCTCGATCACTGAAACCATCGAATTTGACAAGAAGTTGTCTGAACCGGAACATTTTGCGGATATTTTGATCGGCATGGCCGAGAAATACAGGGCCCCAGGAAAAACTTTATTGCTGGTCGGCACGAACGATCTATACGTGCGCTTGATCATCGAAAATGCCAAAGTGCTGCGCGAACATTATGTCTTCAATTACCCGACTGAAGAGTTGATGAACAAATTGCAGATGAAGGCGAATTTTTACGAACTATGCAAAGAACATGGGATCGACACACCGACGACGTATTTCTATAATTGCAGCCAGGATGTCCCGTTCGACGATAGCGATATGATGTATCCGGTCGTCGTCAAACCGAGCAATGGCATCGAATACAGCCGCAACAAGTTCGAAGGGCAGGAAAAAGTCTTTAAAGTGGACAGCCCGAAAGCATTATTCGAAGTCATCCAGAAAATCAAGGCAAGCGGCTATCGCGACGAATTGATCATCCAGGATTTTATCCCAGGTGACGATACATATATGTGGGATTCCGTCATTTACGCCAATTCCAAAGGCCAGACGCAATTGGTGACGTTTGCGCAAGTCGTCTTGCAGGAGCACACCGTCACGGCCATCGGCAATTACACGGCGCTCATCACGCGCTTCGACAAGGAAATGATGCAAAAGCTCCAGCATTTCCTTGAAGCGGTCGGCTATACCGGATTTGCCAATTTCGATTTGAAATACGATTCGCGCGATAAGAAATTCAAAGTCTTCGAAGTGAATATCCGTCAAGGCCGCTCGAGTTATTATGTAACCGCGCTCGGCCACAATATGGCAGAGTACCTGGTCGATGATTTGATCTACAAGATAGATAAGCCGATCACTTATTTGAATGAAGATTTCCTGTTCACGGTCGTCCCGAAAGTGGTATTGCGCAATTTCGTCCAAAACCAGGCGGTCCAAAAAGACATCAAGCGCTTGATCAAGGAAAAGAAATGGGGCAATCCGCTATTCTATAAAAAAGATACCCATATGAAACGCAAGCTGTATCTTTTTGCGCGCCAAGTGAATTATTATAAGAAATACAAAAACAATCAATGGTAA
- the hflK gene encoding FtsH protease activity modulator HflK, with amino-acid sequence MTTKRVLSIIGLSIAGILLLVAVFTSWYTVDESEQAVIITFGEAGEPVTESGLHFKMPWPIQKAEVMSKETYSLQFGYDQNADGEVTSYDKETKMITGDENIVLTDLVVQWKITDPKKFLFNAEDPREMLHDATSASIRSIIGSSLIDDALTSGKAEIEAETRDLLSSLIEEYDIGISVLAVKLQDVELPNEEVRAAFTNVTDARETMNTKINEANKYENQKRNEALGEKSAINSRAEAQKVERVEQARGDVAVFDKLYAEYESNPEVTRQRLIMETLESVLPDAKLYIMNDDEGTMKYLPLGEMQTAIPPATEEQTEEGGGN; translated from the coding sequence ATGACGACAAAACGAGTGCTGTCGATTATCGGCTTATCGATTGCGGGCATACTTTTATTGGTCGCTGTCTTCACTTCCTGGTATACCGTCGATGAATCGGAGCAGGCAGTCATCATCACATTCGGTGAAGCGGGGGAACCGGTGACGGAATCGGGGCTTCATTTCAAGATGCCTTGGCCGATCCAAAAAGCGGAAGTGATGTCAAAAGAAACGTATAGCCTTCAATTTGGCTATGACCAAAATGCGGACGGGGAAGTTACATCCTACGATAAGGAAACCAAAATGATCACGGGAGACGAGAACATTGTCCTGACGGATCTTGTGGTCCAGTGGAAAATCACCGACCCGAAAAAATTCCTGTTCAATGCCGAAGACCCCCGTGAAATGCTTCACGATGCCACATCCGCCTCCATCCGGTCGATCATTGGCAGTTCCTTGATCGATGATGCCCTAACTTCAGGGAAAGCGGAAATCGAAGCGGAAACACGTGACTTGCTGTCATCGCTTATCGAGGAATACGATATCGGCATTTCGGTGTTGGCTGTGAAGTTGCAGGATGTAGAGCTGCCGAACGAAGAAGTCCGCGCGGCGTTCACGAACGTGACGGACGCACGTGAGACGATGAACACCAAAATCAACGAAGCGAATAAATACGAAAACCAGAAGCGCAACGAAGCGTTGGGTGAAAAATCCGCCATCAATTCCCGGGCGGAAGCGCAAAAAGTCGAGCGCGTCGAACAGGCTCGAGGAGACGTTGCCGTATTCGATAAACTCTACGCCGAATATGAAAGCAACCCGGAAGTAACAAGACAGCGTTTGATCATGGAAACCCTGGAATCGGTATTGCCGGACGCCAAGCTGTATATCATGAATGACGACGAAGGAACGATGAAATATCTGCCGCTCGGCGAAATGCAGACCGCGATACCGCCGGCAACAGAAGAACAAACTGAAGAAGGGGGCGGCAACTGA
- the hflC gene encoding protease modulator HflC, with translation MDPKQPFGNSNTTDIFGNKNRAKKPREQREPINYRKYWKPILISTILFFALLIVLTNTYVVKENEYRVVRQFGEVVKVQEEPGIKMKIPFIQSVTTIPKYQMTYDVTEAEINTKDKKRILIDNYAVWRVTDPLSMISNAGTIINAESRMEEFIYSVVRTELGQLNYDEIINDENSSRGSLNDTVTERVNELLETDHYGIKVVDVRMKRTDLPAENEQAVFTRMISERDSTAQDYLSQGDARKREIEAQADREAQEVIATAKKEAALIQADGESEAAQIYNESFSKDPEFYELYRSLESYSKTVGEDTVIIMPSDSPYARLLSGNLE, from the coding sequence ATGGATCCGAAACAGCCATTCGGCAATTCCAATACAACGGATATCTTCGGCAATAAGAACCGGGCGAAAAAACCGAGAGAGCAGAGGGAACCGATCAATTACAGGAAATACTGGAAACCGATCCTTATCTCGACCATCTTATTTTTCGCTTTGTTGATCGTCCTGACCAATACCTATGTCGTGAAAGAAAATGAATACCGGGTCGTCCGGCAATTCGGCGAAGTTGTCAAAGTCCAGGAAGAACCGGGCATCAAGATGAAAATCCCGTTCATCCAAAGCGTCACGACCATTCCGAAATATCAGATGACCTATGACGTAACGGAAGCGGAGATCAATACGAAAGACAAAAAGCGCATTTTGATCGATAATTACGCTGTCTGGCGAGTAACCGACCCGCTGAGCATGATCTCGAACGCCGGTACAATCATCAATGCCGAATCGCGCATGGAAGAGTTCATCTATTCCGTGGTGCGGACCGAGCTCGGGCAGCTGAATTATGACGAAATCATCAATGATGAGAATTCATCTCGGGGCAGCCTGAACGACACAGTGACGGAAAGGGTCAATGAATTGCTCGAAACCGACCATTACGGCATCAAAGTCGTCGACGTCCGCATGAAGCGGACCGATTTGCCGGCAGAAAACGAACAAGCCGTCTTTACGCGCATGATCTCAGAGCGGGATTCAACGGCACAGGATTATTTGTCGCAAGGGGACGCGCGCAAGCGTGAAATCGAAGCGCAAGCCGACCGCGAGGCACAGGAAGTGATCGCGACCGCCAAAAAAGAAGCGGCCTTGATCCAAGCGGATGGGGAATCGGAAGCAGCCCAAATCTATAACGAATCGTTCTCGAAAGACCCTGAGTTTTATGAGCTGTACCGTTCACTCGAATCATATTCGAAAACGGTCGGTGAAGATACGGTGATCATCATGCCGTCGGATTCTCCTTATGCAAGGCTGCTATCCGGAAATCTTGAATAG
- the polA gene encoding DNA polymerase I: MERGNFVSKKILLLDGNSLAYRAFFALPLLTNDNGVHTNAVYGFTTMLQKLLEEEKPTHMMVAFDAGKTTFRNEAFKEYKGGRQKTPPELSEQFPYLRKLLSAYQIKQYELDNYEADDIIGTLSLQAEQAGDQVVVVSGDKDLTQLASDSTVVYITRKGITDIEKYTVDHIQEKYGLTPLQIIDMKGLMGDSSDNIPGVPGVGEKTALKLLAKYGSVEGVYGAIEEQKGKMKEKLVENEELAYLSKKLATIERQAPVEVSIDELDYAGPDQDELVRIWNELAFKSLLEKLDYTTEKTEKEDLKFDVLDTVDAGLLEDGMAVHLELYDEHYHSCDLLGVSLASEKATYVIPMEVAEQSEALKAWLEDPSAKKYMSDSKAATAAFLRNGIKIDGVDFDLMLGAYIVNPSLKYTDLADIVREYGYSDVSTNEQVYGKGAKKKIPEAADLNEHMARKARAIYNVRPVVVKKLEENEQFDLYDKLELPLAKVLGEMESLGVKVDRGQLADMGVELKRQLGMIEQEIYSLAGQEFNINSPKQLGVILFEQLGLPVIKKTKTGYSTAADVLEKLEGKHEIIHHILMYRQLGKLLSTYIEGLLKEIHEDGKIHTRFQQALTTTGRLSSTNPNLQNIPVRLEEGRKIRKAFVPSESGWVMVAADYSQIELRVLAHMSKDKSLIEAFKADLDIHTKTASDVFNVTLEEVTSDMRRAAKAVNFGIVYGISDYGLSQSLNITRKEAADFIEKYLASFPGVQGYMSSIVEQAKKDGYVTTLMNRRRYLPDINSSNFNLRSFAERTAMNTPIQGSAADIIKQAMIEMDAALEREGLKSRMLLQVHDELIFEAPPEEIDRLMKLVPEIMESAVELNVPLKVDIATGDTWYDTK; this comes from the coding sequence ATGGAAAGGGGTAATTTTGTGTCAAAGAAAATTCTATTGCTCGATGGCAACAGCCTGGCATACCGTGCATTTTTCGCGCTGCCATTATTGACGAATGACAACGGGGTGCACACGAATGCAGTATACGGTTTTACAACGATGCTGCAAAAGCTATTGGAGGAAGAAAAGCCGACCCATATGATGGTGGCATTCGATGCCGGAAAGACGACATTCCGCAACGAAGCTTTTAAAGAATACAAAGGTGGCCGGCAAAAGACCCCACCGGAGCTGTCTGAGCAATTCCCGTATTTGCGCAAATTGCTTTCAGCTTACCAAATCAAACAATACGAACTCGATAATTATGAGGCGGATGATATCATCGGCACGCTGAGCCTTCAAGCCGAACAGGCAGGCGACCAAGTCGTTGTCGTTTCCGGCGACAAGGATTTAACGCAACTCGCCTCGGATTCAACGGTCGTCTACATCACGCGAAAAGGCATCACCGATATCGAGAAATATACGGTGGACCATATCCAAGAGAAATACGGCCTGACGCCGCTGCAGATCATCGACATGAAAGGCTTGATGGGCGATTCATCCGATAACATTCCGGGCGTTCCGGGCGTCGGGGAAAAAACGGCGTTGAAACTGCTCGCCAAATACGGGTCCGTGGAAGGCGTCTACGGGGCGATCGAAGAGCAGAAGGGCAAAATGAAGGAAAAGCTCGTGGAAAACGAGGAGCTCGCCTATTTGTCTAAGAAGCTCGCGACGATCGAGCGCCAAGCGCCGGTGGAAGTGTCGATCGATGAACTCGATTATGCAGGGCCGGACCAGGATGAACTGGTGCGCATCTGGAACGAGCTTGCTTTTAAATCATTGCTGGAGAAGCTGGATTACACGACAGAAAAAACCGAGAAGGAAGACTTGAAATTCGATGTGCTCGATACAGTCGATGCGGGCCTGCTTGAAGACGGCATGGCGGTCCATCTCGAACTGTACGATGAGCATTACCATAGCTGTGATTTGCTCGGCGTTTCATTGGCATCCGAAAAAGCGACATATGTCATCCCGATGGAAGTCGCGGAACAATCAGAAGCGCTGAAAGCCTGGCTCGAGGATCCGTCGGCGAAGAAATACATGTCCGATTCAAAAGCGGCGACAGCGGCGTTCCTCAGAAACGGCATCAAGATCGATGGGGTCGACTTCGATTTGATGCTTGGCGCCTATATCGTCAATCCTTCGCTGAAGTATACGGATTTGGCTGATATTGTCCGTGAATATGGTTATTCGGATGTGTCGACCAATGAACAGGTTTACGGCAAAGGAGCGAAGAAAAAAATCCCTGAAGCGGCTGATTTGAATGAGCACATGGCGAGAAAAGCGAGAGCGATCTACAACGTGCGCCCCGTCGTCGTCAAAAAGCTGGAAGAAAATGAGCAATTCGATTTATACGATAAATTGGAACTGCCGCTCGCCAAAGTGCTCGGCGAAATGGAATCGCTCGGCGTGAAGGTGGACCGTGGGCAATTGGCGGATATGGGCGTGGAATTAAAGCGCCAGCTCGGCATGATCGAACAGGAAATCTATTCGCTGGCCGGCCAGGAGTTCAACATCAATTCGCCGAAACAGCTCGGAGTCATCCTTTTCGAGCAGCTTGGCTTGCCGGTAATCAAAAAAACGAAGACCGGTTACTCGACTGCAGCGGATGTATTGGAGAAACTTGAAGGCAAACATGAAATCATCCACCATATCCTCATGTACCGCCAGCTGGGCAAATTGCTGTCGACATATATCGAAGGCTTATTGAAAGAGATCCATGAGGACGGCAAGATCCATACCCGTTTCCAGCAGGCGTTGACGACGACCGGCAGGCTCAGTTCGACCAACCCGAACTTGCAGAACATTCCGGTGCGCCTGGAAGAGGGGCGCAAGATCCGCAAAGCATTCGTCCCATCAGAATCCGGATGGGTGATGGTCGCAGCAGACTATTCCCAGATCGAATTGCGCGTACTCGCCCATATGTCGAAAGACAAGAGCTTGATCGAAGCTTTTAAGGCAGACCTTGACATCCATACGAAAACGGCGAGCGATGTCTTCAATGTCACGCTGGAAGAAGTGACATCGGATATGCGCCGCGCCGCCAAAGCGGTAAACTTCGGCATCGTTTATGGCATCAGCGATTATGGCTTGTCCCAAAGCCTGAATATCACCCGGAAAGAAGCGGCTGATTTCATCGAGAAATATTTAGCCAGCTTCCCGGGCGTCCAGGGCTATATGAGTTCAATCGTCGAACAGGCAAAAAAAGACGGCTATGTCACAACCCTGATGAACCGTCGCCGCTATTTGCCGGACATCAATAGCTCGAACTTCAATTTGCGCAGCTTTGCCGAACGTACCGCGATGAATACGCCGATACAGGGCAGTGCAGCCGATATCATCAAACAGGCGATGATCGAAATGGATGCGGCGCTTGAGCGTGAAGGCTTAAAATCGAGAATGCTCCTGCAGGTCCACGATGAGCTCATTTTCGAAGCGCCGCCCGAAGAAATCGATCGATTAATGAAGCTGGTACCCGAAATCATGGAATCTGCAGTGGAACTGAATGTCCCGTTAAAAGTGGATATCGCGACCGGGGACACCTGGTACGATACCAAATAA
- the mutM gene encoding bifunctional DNA-formamidopyrimidine glycosylase/DNA-(apurinic or apyrimidinic site) lyase, with protein sequence MPELPEVEGVVRQIRPVSIGKRIVSVDVSDTIRKSKQAGKDAILKRIEADDFQERLAGAQILAVERRSKYIYMTMKNEQEFLLVNHLGMSGAWFFVDSLLAIPEDKFRRHVHVVLTLDDGNLLAFSDIRRFGEMRVLETEADFPPLLLMAPEPFADGALEWFLQQAESPKFRNKPIKEVIMDGTVISGCGNIYATEALFRMKIHPKRAASRISRKRKIELFQAIAAILLESIEAGGSTISDYRNINGESGSMQNRFGMYGKKTCTICGTETKTVKIASRASVYCPSCQK encoded by the coding sequence ATGCCGGAACTTCCGGAAGTAGAAGGGGTGGTCCGGCAAATCCGCCCCGTATCGATCGGCAAGCGGATCGTTTCGGTCGATGTGTCCGATACGATCCGAAAATCAAAGCAAGCAGGCAAGGATGCGATCTTGAAGCGCATCGAAGCGGATGATTTCCAAGAACGGCTGGCCGGAGCCCAAATACTCGCCGTCGAACGGCGCAGCAAATATATCTATATGACCATGAAAAACGAGCAGGAATTCCTGCTCGTCAACCATTTGGGGATGTCGGGGGCCTGGTTTTTCGTCGATAGCCTGCTGGCGATCCCGGAAGATAAGTTCAGGCGCCACGTCCATGTGGTGCTGACGCTTGATGATGGCAACCTGCTGGCCTTCTCGGACATCCGGCGTTTTGGGGAGATGCGGGTGCTGGAGACCGAAGCCGATTTCCCGCCGCTCCTATTGATGGCGCCGGAGCCGTTTGCAGACGGGGCGCTGGAGTGGTTTTTACAGCAAGCGGAAAGCCCGAAATTCCGCAACAAGCCGATCAAGGAAGTCATCATGGACGGCACGGTCATCTCGGGATGCGGCAATATATACGCCACCGAAGCCTTGTTCCGCATGAAGATCCATCCGAAGCGTGCCGCAAGCCGCATCAGCCGCAAGCGGAAAATTGAATTGTTCCAGGCGATAGCCGCCATTTTGCTTGAGAGCATTGAAGCGGGTGGCAGCACGATTTCCGATTACCGCAACATCAACGGGGAGTCGGGCAGCATGCAGAACCGTTTCGGCATGTACGGCAAGAAGACGTGCACAATTTGCGGCACAGAGACCAAAACAGTGAAAATTGCGAGCCGGGCGTCTGTCTATTGCCCGTCTTGCCAGAAATGA
- the coaE gene encoding dephospho-CoA kinase (Dephospho-CoA kinase (CoaE) performs the final step in coenzyme A biosynthesis.) has translation MIIGLTGSIASGKSTVSQMLKELGYPVVDADLVARQVVEPGTETLQSIEQAFGPEVIRADGSMDREKVGAIIFNDPASRKKLNDIIHPAIRREMLRQRQAFLAEGYETVIMDIPLLFESKLQHMVDKILVVSVSEQEQLKRLMERNGLTEQEAKARIASQLPMVVKEEGADEVLDNNGSVDDTKRQLKRILDNWLTHP, from the coding sequence ATGATCATTGGACTCACGGGTAGCATCGCGAGCGGCAAAAGCACTGTCTCGCAGATGCTCAAGGAATTGGGATATCCGGTCGTTGACGCCGACCTGGTCGCCAGGCAAGTCGTCGAACCCGGAACGGAAACCTTGCAGAGCATCGAGCAAGCATTCGGCCCGGAAGTGATACGTGCGGATGGCTCGATGGACCGCGAGAAAGTCGGGGCGATCATCTTCAATGATCCTGCGAGCCGAAAAAAACTGAATGATATCATCCACCCGGCAATACGCCGGGAGATGCTTAGGCAGCGCCAAGCATTTTTGGCTGAAGGATATGAAACCGTTATCATGGACATCCCGCTCCTATTTGAAAGCAAGCTCCAGCATATGGTCGATAAGATCCTGGTCGTCAGCGTATCGGAACAAGAACAATTGAAACGCCTCATGGAGCGTAACGGCTTGACTGAACAGGAGGCAAAGGCGCGGATCGCCTCGCAATTGCCGATGGTCGTCAAAGAAGAAGGGGCGGATGAAGTGCTCGACAACAACGGTTCCGTGGATGATACAAAACGCCAATTGAAGCGCATATTGGACAATTGGCTGACACATCCGTAA
- a CDS encoding glyceraldehyde-3-phosphate dehydrogenase, with protein MTVSIAINGFGRIGRMVFRQAVLMDDVTISAVNASYPAETLAHLIKYDTNHGTFAGEVKAEENALVVNGKRIQLVSERDPLKLPWGEMGVDIVIEATGKFNSRDKAALHLEAGAKKVILTAPGKNEDITIVMGVNDDKLDVEKHDIISNASCTTNCLAPVAKVLNDAFGIENGLMTTVHAYTNDQKNLDNPHKDLRRARACAQSIIPTSTGAAKALSLVLPELEGKLHGLALRVPTPNVSLVDLVVDVQQDVTVEQVNRAFTEASEGALAGILDLTMEPLVSIDFNTNPSSAIVDGLTTIVMGDRKVKVLAWYDNEWGYSARVVDLMKKVANSMAVASK; from the coding sequence ATGACAGTTTCGATTGCAATTAACGGGTTTGGCCGCATCGGCCGTATGGTTTTCAGACAAGCGGTATTGATGGATGACGTGACAATTTCGGCGGTAAATGCCAGTTATCCGGCTGAAACGCTTGCTCATTTGATTAAGTATGACACAAACCACGGTACTTTTGCCGGAGAAGTGAAAGCTGAAGAAAATGCGTTGGTTGTAAACGGAAAGCGTATTCAATTGGTGAGCGAGCGCGATCCATTGAAACTCCCATGGGGCGAAATGGGCGTCGACATCGTCATCGAAGCCACAGGCAAGTTCAATTCGCGCGATAAAGCGGCGCTTCATCTGGAAGCCGGCGCGAAAAAAGTCATCCTGACTGCTCCTGGTAAAAATGAGGACATCACGATCGTCATGGGCGTCAACGATGATAAATTGGATGTCGAGAAACACGATATCATCTCGAATGCCAGCTGCACGACCAATTGCCTGGCTCCTGTCGCGAAAGTCTTGAACGATGCATTCGGCATCGAAAATGGCTTGATGACGACTGTCCATGCCTATACCAACGACCAGAAGAACCTGGATAACCCGCATAAGGACCTTCGCCGCGCCCGCGCTTGTGCACAGTCGATCATCCCGACTTCCACAGGGGCTGCAAAAGCATTGTCGCTGGTTCTTCCTGAGCTGGAAGGGAAATTGCATGGCCTGGCACTGCGTGTACCGACGCCGAATGTGTCACTTGTCGACCTGGTCGTCGATGTCCAGCAGGATGTCACGGTAGAACAGGTCAACCGCGCATTCACGGAAGCATCGGAAGGCGCGCTTGCGGGCATCCTCGATTTGACCATGGAACCGCTCGTGTCGATCGATTTCAATACGAACCCAAGCTCTGCAATCGTTGATGGATTGACCACCATTGTCATGGGCGACCGCAAAGTGAAAGTGCTCGCTTGGTATGATAACGAATGGGGCTACTCGGCCCGCGTTGTCGACTTGATGAAAAAAGTAGCCAATTCCATGGCTGTCGCTTCAAAATAA
- the speD gene encoding adenosylmethionine decarboxylase, whose translation METMGRHVIAELWQCDFDKLNDMDYIEKTFVDAALKSGAEIREVAFHKFAPQGVSGVVIISESHLTIHSFPEHGYASVDVYTCGDLDPTIAADYIAQALDSKQSEVTEVPRGMGPVGAGATKVSLTV comes from the coding sequence ATGGAAACTATGGGACGTCACGTAATCGCAGAACTTTGGCAGTGTGATTTTGACAAATTAAACGATATGGATTATATCGAAAAGACTTTTGTTGATGCAGCACTCAAATCAGGTGCGGAAATCCGCGAAGTCGCTTTTCATAAATTTGCACCACAGGGTGTCAGCGGCGTAGTCATCATTTCGGAATCACACCTGACCATCCACAGCTTCCCGGAACACGGCTATGCAAGTGTCGATGTGTATACTTGCGGAGATCTTGATCCGACAATTGCAGCTGATTACATCGCACAAGCTTTGGATTCAAAGCAGAGCGAAGTAACGGAAGTGCCACGCGGCATGGGGCCAGTCGGCGCTGGAGCGACCAAAGTGTCACTGACAGTGTAA
- the nrdR gene encoding transcriptional regulator NrdR, with protein MKCPACQHNGTRVVDSRPIDEMKSIRRRRECEACGYRFTTFEKVEEMPLIVVKKDGSREEFSREKVLRGLIRACEKRPVSLDRLEEVVFDIEKELRRSGNPEVKSEEVGELVMNRLADIDEVAYVRFASVYRQFKDITVFIDELKELLDRNPGDKDSK; from the coding sequence ATGAAATGTCCAGCTTGCCAGCATAACGGCACCCGCGTAGTAGATTCGCGGCCAATAGACGAAATGAAATCAATCCGCAGGCGCCGTGAATGCGAAGCTTGCGGCTACCGCTTCACTACGTTCGAGAAGGTGGAGGAAATGCCGCTGATCGTCGTGAAGAAAGACGGCTCCCGTGAGGAATTCAGCCGCGAGAAAGTGTTGCGCGGCTTGATCAGGGCATGTGAAAAACGGCCGGTCTCGCTCGATAGGCTTGAAGAGGTCGTATTCGATATTGAAAAAGAACTTCGCCGCAGCGGCAATCCTGAAGTGAAATCAGAAGAGGTCGGAGAACTGGTCATGAACCGCTTGGCGGATATCGATGAAGTCGCCTATGTCCGCTTCGCTTCCGTCTATCGCCAGTTCAAAGACATTACGGTCTTTATCGATGAACTGAAAGAACTGCTCGACCGCAATCCCGGCGACAAAGACAGTAAATAA